A stretch of Eleutherodactylus coqui strain aEleCoq1 chromosome 2, aEleCoq1.hap1, whole genome shotgun sequence DNA encodes these proteins:
- the RABL2B gene encoding rab-like protein 2B, giving the protein MAGDEQGVTEVDQQKYDADENVKIICLGDSAVGKSKLMERFLMDGFRPQRLSTFALTLYKYTTTVDDKTVLVDFWDTAGQERFQSMHASYYHKAHACIMVFDVQRKVTYKNMSTWYHELREYRPEIPCIVVANKIDADRRATQKGFNFAKKHTLPFYFVSAADGTNVVKLFTDAIKLAVSYKQNSRDFLDEVMRELENFELEKPEDTSDKEEISEGTESPKTV; this is encoded by the exons ATGGCTGGAGACGAACAGGGAGTCACTGAGGTTGACCAACAGAAATATGACGCAGATGAAAATGTCAAAATCATCTGTCTGGGGGACAGCGCAGTCGGAAAATCAAa GTTGATGGAGCGTTTTCTAATGGATGGATT TCGTCCTCAGCGGCTTTCAACCTTTGCTCTAACACTCTATAAGTATACGACAACTGTGGATGACAAGACCGTCCTGGTTG ATTTCTGGGATACGGCTGGGCAGGAGAGATTCCAGAGCATGCATGCTTCCTATTACCATAAAGCTCATGCCTGCATCATG GTTTTTGATGTGCAGCGCAAAGTTACATATAAAAACATGTCCACCTGGTACCACGAGCTGAGAGAGTACCGGCCAGAAATCCCTTGCATTGTTGTGGCAAACAAGATCGATG CTGATCGCCGCGCGACCCAGAAAGGTTTTAATTTTGCCAAGAAGCATACTCTGCCATTTTACTTTGTTTCCGCTGCTGATGGTACCAATGTAGTAAAG CTTTTTACAGATGCCATTAAACTAGCTGTATCTTACAAGCAGAACTCCAGGGACTTCTTGGATGAAGTAATGCGAGAGTTAGAG AACTTTGAGCTGGAGAAGCCTGAGGACACATCTGATAAGGAGGAAATATCTGAGGGCACAGAGTCTCCTAAGACTGTTTGA